A portion of the Planctomycetota bacterium genome contains these proteins:
- the ychF gene encoding redox-regulated ATPase YchF, with translation MALEVGIVGLPNVGKSTLFNALTAAGALAANYPFATIEPNVGVVAVPDPRLDVIAEHIKTEQVIPAQLRIVDIAGIVKGASEGEGLGNKFLSHIREVDAILHVVRCFEDDDIQHVDGGPDPLRDIDTIDTELCLADLETATSARDGAVRKARGGDKDAKARLETLEKALPILDEGRPLRSGEWDEDERKILRGCGMITLKKVLYVANVDEDDALGEGPMVAQVRERAEAEGGGIVPVCAKIESELAELEEPDKSEMLEAVGLKEPALATLAREAYRMLGLQSFFTAGPKEIRAWPVRQGATGPQAAGVIHTDFERGFIRAEVYSVDDLIEHKTEAAIKAAGKMRSEGKSYTMRESDICHFLFNV, from the coding sequence CCACCCTGTTCAACGCACTTACCGCGGCCGGGGCACTCGCGGCGAACTATCCGTTTGCGACCATCGAGCCGAACGTCGGCGTCGTCGCGGTGCCCGATCCCCGGCTCGACGTGATCGCGGAGCACATCAAGACCGAGCAGGTCATCCCCGCTCAGCTGCGCATCGTCGATATCGCCGGCATCGTCAAAGGTGCCTCCGAGGGCGAGGGTTTGGGCAACAAGTTCCTGTCGCACATCCGTGAGGTCGACGCGATTTTGCATGTGGTGCGCTGCTTCGAGGACGATGACATTCAGCACGTCGACGGTGGCCCAGACCCGCTGCGGGATATCGACACCATCGACACCGAGCTCTGTTTGGCCGACCTGGAAACCGCGACCAGCGCCCGCGACGGCGCGGTCCGCAAGGCCCGCGGTGGCGACAAGGACGCCAAGGCCCGTCTCGAAACACTCGAGAAAGCCTTGCCCATCCTCGATGAAGGCAGGCCGCTACGGTCGGGCGAGTGGGACGAGGACGAACGCAAAATCCTTCGCGGTTGCGGGATGATCACACTCAAGAAGGTGCTGTACGTCGCCAACGTGGATGAGGACGACGCCCTGGGCGAAGGCCCGATGGTGGCACAAGTGCGTGAGCGTGCCGAGGCGGAGGGCGGCGGCATCGTGCCGGTGTGTGCGAAAATCGAGAGTGAGTTGGCCGAGTTGGAGGAGCCGGACAAGAGCGAGATGCTCGAAGCGGTTGGGCTGAAAGAGCCGGCCTTGGCGACGTTGGCACGTGAGGCGTATCGCATGCTCGGGCTGCAGAGCTTCTTCACCGCCGGGCCGAAGGAGATTCGTGCCTGGCCGGTCCGTCAGGGCGCGACCGGCCCACAGGCGGCGGGCGTGATCCACACCGATTTCGAGCGTGGGTTCATCCGCGCCGAGGTGTACAGCGTGGACGACCTCATCGAGCACAAGACCGAGGCGGCCATCAAAGCGGCCGGAAAAATGCGGTCCGAAGGTAAGAGCTACACCATGCGCGAAAGTGATATATGCCACTTCCTATTCAACGTGTAG